The following are from one region of the Salvia hispanica cultivar TCC Black 2014 chromosome 1, UniMelb_Shisp_WGS_1.0, whole genome shotgun sequence genome:
- the LOC125202570 gene encoding phosphoenolpyruvate carboxylase kinase 2-like — protein MCESLKQHYQLCEELGRGRFGVVYRCFSTASSDSFACKSIYKHSLTDDADRRCLDAEPKILHLLSACPSILRLHDVYEDDDYIHLVTDLCDGGDLFDRISSGDRLSEPDAAAILRQLMAAVSFCHRMGVAHRDIKPDNILFDSRGRLKLADFGSAELFDVSEMSGVVGTPYYVAPEVLMGRDYDEKVDVWSAGVILYIMLAGVPPFYGDGAAETFEAVLRGNLRFPPKIFRSVSPEAKDLLRKMICRDPSRRLSAEQVLRHPWIINGGEMSSMAELT, from the exons ATGTGCGAGAGCCTCAAACAACACTACCAACTCTGCGAAGAGCTCGGCCGCGGCCGATTCGGCGTCGTTTACCGCTGTTTCTCCACCGCCTCCTCCGATTCCTTCGCCTGCAAATCGATCTACAAGCACTCTCTCACCGACGACGCCGACCGCCGCTGCCTCGACGCGGAGCCGAAGATTCTCCACCTCCTCTCCGCGTGCCCTAGCATCCTCCGCCTCCACGACGTCTACGAGGACGACGACTACATCCACCTCGTCACCGATCTCTGCGACGGCGGCGATCTATTCGACCGGATCTCGTCCGGCGATCGCCTCTCCGAGCCCGACGCCGCCGCGATTCTGCGCCAATTGATGGCGGCGGTCTCGTTCTGCCACCGGATGGGGGTCGCGCACAGGGATATCAAGCCGGACAACATCCTGTTCGATTCCAGAGGCCGGCTGAAGCTCGCCGATTTCGGATCGGCGGAGCTGTTCGACGTCTCCGAGATGAGCGGCGTGGTTGGAACGCCGTATTACGTCGCGCCGGAGGTGCTGATGGGGAGGGATTACGATGAGAAGGTGGATGTGTGGAGCGCCGGCGTGATTTTGTACATAATGTTGGCCGGCGTGCCTCCGTTCTACGGCGATGGCGCGGCGGAGACGTTTGAGGCGGTGCTTCGGGGGAATTTGAGGTTTCCGCCGAAGATTTTCCGTTCCGTGTCGCCGGAGGCCAAGGATCTGTTGAGGAAGATGATCTGTAGAGATCCTTCTAGAAGGCTCTCGGCTGAGCAAGTCCTCA GGCATCCGTGGATCATAAACGGAGGAGAGATGTCATCAATGGCGGAATTAACCTAA